Genomic segment of Candidatus Protochlamydia amoebophila UWE25:
TATCTGTTTTGGTAACAATATTTATAATAAGCTGGTTCTCTTGAGGAGTAAATATCATACTGTTTAGGAATTTTCTCTTTTCTTCTAATGATTTTAATGCCCACTCCTGTTTAATTTCTAAGTTTGGAAGGGTATAAAGTTTAAGACTGTTAGGGAAAGAAGCATTAAAAGCGATAATAATAGCGATAATAGAGGTCTTGGGAGCATAGCTACACTCCTGTGCTGAACCTGTTATTGTTTTTGTCTTGACAGGGATAATTTGAGGAAGATTTTGGTCATTAAAGTCTATTTGCCAAAGGCGAATTTCTGTTTTTTTATCAAAATACAATTCTCCATAAAACCCTTTAACTTTTTTTGTGGTTACAGTAATAAGCGTTTTTCCATCTTGACTAAGGGCCAATAACGAAAAAGAGTCAATATCATCAATAACTAATGAATTGGACATTTCTAGGGGTGTGGTTTTCCATATTTCAATTCTTGCTTTTTGGGGCGCCTTTCCTTCTTTCTTACTAGATGCTTTAAAGAAAAATTGACCATTTTGAAAAAACTGGAGAAAAGTTTGCTGAGTATTTTCTGTTTCCAGTGGAAGAAACTGGGGAAAAGTTTGAGGACTTTTTATTTCCAAGGGCTGCTTTTCAACTTCGAAAGTTTCCAGATTCCAGACATAGAAATTATTTTGATCAACGGAAGCCAAAAGGTTGCCATTAGGAGACACAGCCATAGCGAGTACATTGCTTTGATGGTTTAAATAAGGGAGCTGGCCAAATTGGACGTCTTTAAGTTCCGCACCATCGAGAATAGCGTCCTCCAAGGAGCAGTCAGTAAAGTCCGCCTCTTCTAAATTTGCTCCCAAGAAATTAACCTTATCCAAAATTGTCCGAGCAAGCCTAACACCAGGGGCTTGAATCCCTCTAAAATCAGAGCCAACAAAAGAAAAATTGGTTTTTTTTAAAATCATCAAGGCATTTGCAGCTGCGACCTTTATTTTTATGCAATCTTTCGAGAGCCTAACAATTGTTAAAAGAAAGCGTTGCTCTGCTTTTAATTTTTTAGAGTTTCGCAAATAATGAGTAGCTTCCTGTCTTACCTCGGCCGCATTCATAAGTTTTGTATTATACCTTTCAATAATATGTATTTTATCGATCAGCTGTTTCCATTTTCTGCACACTAGCTTAGCTTGCTCTCGATCTAGCGATTCCAAATATTTGAATATTTTTAACCCAATTTTTGTAGCTAAGGGAGAAGGAAATAAGGGATTTTGTTCGCTATCTACAAAAATCTTAGAATTAATATTAGAATCTATGTTAGAGGGAAGCAGCATCGTATAATTCTCCTAAAAAGAGGGTGAGGAAGGATTTATTCAACTGTTTGCGTGGTATATAAACTAGACTAAATAAGAGTTTTATTTAAAATTAAATTTTTATATTTGAAAGGACAAAGTTTTAATTTCTTTATTTTTCTTTAGGGATACTTATAATTTTTAAGTTACTTTCAAAAAAATCTAATGTTTTTAAATTTAATGTATTTTCCTTAGCAAAAATTTAGTTATATTTTTGTTATCAAGTTTAGTTTTAAATTCCCGTAATTATTATAAAAAAATAGGTTCAATAAAGGAGATTGAAATGCAGTATTTTACTTTCTGTTAGATAGTTTAAAACACGATGACACTACTTGAATAGATTAGATTCGTAATTTGCATATATCGAATGAAAGAAAACCAAGCTTGTTGAAAAGTGTTCAATAAAACTATTTCTTGCAAAATAAGCTTTAATAAGAAGAAAGGGCATTCATTCTTTAACTTAATGCTAACCATAGAAAAAGAAACAGGTCTCTAAAGGGAATTAACTAATGATATACTTTATGATTTCCTCTATTAGAGTTCTTCTGAAACCCGATTTTTAAGCCCATAAAGCAATAAAGTATTTTTTACATCCAAATTTTGTGTATTCTTTAAACTCAATCCCCTTACGTTTAAATAATGAGGAGTCTTCCATAAAAGTTGAAATTTTCCTTTCTTTATTTTCCATATACTTAATTCTTCAAAATCACTCATATGGTTAACAATTAAAAACTTACCTTGTGGTGAAAGTCGGATTATTGAACGACCAAAAGGAAGGATGAAGTGATCAAGTCTTTTCCTTTGATCTAAATTTACTAAGCAAAACCTGGATTTATCTTCGAAAAATTTTCCCTTATGCATTGAAATTACTATTTTTTCAATAGTTACCATCCAGACCCCATCGTGGGATGTAACAAAATCAATGAACTGAGTTTTTGACTTGATGGTTTGCTTACTATGCGTTTTTTTGTCCCATACAACAAGAGCTTGTTCATTCTCTTGAAAATAGAACTTGGATTGTTGAAAATAAAAGTTGGATTGACCATACAAGCAAAATTCAGTGGAAAACAATTTCGTTAAACACTGAAACACCTCTTGTACTTGTTTGGCTTCCCAATTAATCTCCCATATGCTGATTTGTCCTGTTTCAATATTGCTTAAAGCAAGAGTTGTGACGGGAAAAACATGATCAGAAAGAGTATATTTAATTTTTTCTTTGCCCAAAAGACAAGGAAGAGAAACAGCAAGTTTTTGTTGCGTGGAATCCATGTCCACTAATTGATTATGTTTTTCGAAATCTATTTCAATTAGCTTGAATTGGTTTTGGTAAATAAAGACAAGATAACGATTATCTTTTGATAATGAATAAGTTAAAAAAGATCCTGCATATGAAGCTTGTACTTTTTCATTTTCAACTTGAGAAATAGTAATTTTGTTTTTGCCATTGCTTTCGGAGGGGCATGTTCGAATACAATATTGGGCATTAGAAGAGAGACGGCAACCCCAATCCTCGAACCATCTCGGTGCAGAAAAAGGCTTCGGTAATTTTTTGTTTCTAAGTTTTTTCCCATTAAAAGTTTGATAGGTATAGAGCTTATTTTCAACTTTATGAAGAATGTAGGTGTTTTCTAGATTAGGCCAGTAAGTATTTCGGTGTTCATAACTCCAGAGAAAGACTTTTTGCTCATCTGGGGAAAAATACATATCACGAAGAGATAGAGGAAATTCTTTTTTGCCCACAAAAGCTTTTAAAGAAGCAATAGAAATTTGTTTTATTTTAGACTGGAAGACAAACTGACCATTAGAAATAAAGTGTAGTGTATCTTTATAATTATCGCAATCATCAGAATTCTTTAAGCTTAACCGTTCGCTGAACTTTAATTTGAAATCTTTGTCACGTATGCGAAAAAAGGTTATACCATGACGCCCGCTAGTTATAAAGTAGGCCATTTGTGAGTTATCTGACAAAAATTGGAGGTGGGTTATAGTACCTTCTTCAAAAAATAAAAATTTTTTTTGATTATTTTTTGTACTCCAACTATGTACTTCACTTTTACTTTCCCCAGCTATAGCCCTATTTATTATGACAAAATGGCTTTCTTGCGGAGTAAATATCATATCATAGAACATTATATTGCCTGGCGCTATTTTCTTCTTTTCAGATAGCTGAAATACCAAACCTTGTTTTACTTCTTCTAAATCAGGGAGGGTATAAAATTTGACACATTCTCCTCTTAAGCATTCTCTCGCATGTTCTATTACAAGAATAGCGATAATAGAATTTTTAGGGGCATAGCGGCTAGCAATTACCGAGAAGCCCATTATTATTTTTTTTTTGACTGGCTTTGGTTGAAGTTGAGGAATATGGAGGGTATTAAAATTTATTTGCCAAAGGCAAATTTCTATTTTTGGCATAGGAGAAAACTGGTCTTTTATGCCTACAGTAATAAGCATTTTTTCATCTTGAGTAAGAGCCAATAAGGAAAAAAATTCAATATTTTCAATAAGCAGTGAATTGATCATTGTTAGAGGATTAGTTTTCCATATTTCAATTTTCCCATCCCTTTTACGAAGCAATTTATCTTTTTCCATGCACGATGCTCTGAAAAGAAATTGGCCATTCTGAAAAAACTGGAGAAAATTGTACTTAGGGAACGCCGACTTTGGATTAACTCTTGTCGCCAATATTTGCGTTTGAGCTTCAAAAGTTTCCAAATTCCAAATATAGAAACTGTCCCAATCAACGGAAGCCAAATGCTTGCCATCAGGAGACACAGCCATAGCGAGTATATTGCTTAGATGATTTAAATAAGGGAGCTGGCCAAACTGGACGTCTTTAAGCTCCGCGCCATCAAGAATAACGTTTTCTAAGGAGCAGCCAGTAAAATCCGCCCCTTCTAGATTCGCTCCCGAGAAATTAGCTTTATTCAAATTTGCCCGGGCAAGCCTAACACCAGGGGCTTGAATCCCTCTAAAATCAGAGCCGACAAAAGAAAAATTGGTTTTTTTTAAAATCATCAAGGCATTTGCAGCTGCGACCTTTATTTTTATGCAATCTTTCGAAAGTTTGACAATCATTAAAAAAAAGCGCTGTTCTATTTTTAATTTTTTATATTTGCTTAAGCAATTAGTAGCTTCTTGTCTCACCTCGGCCCCATTCATAAGCCTTATATTATATCTTTCAACAATATGTACTTTATCGATTAGCTGCTTCCATTTCCTACACACTAGCCTAGTTTGCTTTTGATCTAGCGATTCCAAATATTTGAATATTTCTAACCCAATTTTTATAGCTAAAGGAGAAGGGAATGAGGGATTTTGTTTGTTATCTACAAAAATCTTAGAATTAATATTAGAATCTATGCTAGAGGAAAGCAGCATCGTATAATTCTCCTAAAAAGAGGGATGGGAAAAGATTTATTCAACTATTGTGGGGTAGTAAACTATACTAAAATAAAGCAATTCATTTTTTTTATTTGATTATTCGTATGATTTAAAGAATTTCTTGTCAAATATTAATTAACAAGGGCTGCACCAGCAGGGAACAACTTGAAAAGATCTGTTTTTAAAATGAGTTCTTATGTTTTGAGAATATTAAAGTAAACTCATTTACTACCCTCTCTGCCAAATTTAGGAAAATTTATTTTGAGCTAAAGTTTTAAGATTATTTTGCCTTGCCCTTATCTTATGCCGTGCTCTTTCTTTTCATGGAAATTCAAAAAAAAGATTGCCAATTATTAGAAAAAGAGCGGAAGATAAAATTTAAAAATTTTTATCCGTAAATCAAACGTAAAAACCCTGGTTCAAAGGCTTATATACGTACGTATTATTCTAACCTAAGGAAAAGCATGATAGAACCTACAATATCTTTCATACCTTCTATTAAAACACCATTAATTACTTTTCATCTAAATGGTAGGGTACCTAGCCATCTCAAATACGAATATCGGTTGCGTATAGTTTTAAAGCAAGCAATCACGGCGAAAGCAGAGGTGAAAACAGACAAGAAAACAGAATGGAAAATGTGGAAGGTAACTTTTCAAACCCATTCGACTGACTGGCTTTTAGCAAATATTTCCCGTCAAATGTTCCAACAACATCCTCAAATCAACCTAACAAAACAAAAAAGTGTTAAGCAGTTAAATCTAGAGTTTGGACAAGCTATCTCAAAAGAACCTGTTCACGTAATGGTAGAAATCGCCGGTAAGACTTCGCGAGGGGAAAATTATATTTTACACTTATGCCCAAGTAATCTTAAAGAAAGCCGAGCAACTCTCCAAGATAAAAAAGGAAAAACAAAGCCTATCGCTCTTGATTTGGGTTTCTTGGAGACATTTACTTTAGAAGATCTTCGATATCTTTTTTTAACAAAATTTGAATCATTTGTTCGAATTCAGATAAAACAAAAAGACGGAGAAAAATCTTTATGTTTATCTGCTTTAAACTCATCGTCTCTTTCTTTGTCATCACTTAAGCATACAAAAGACTTGGTAAAATATCTCAAGCAGGGGAACTCCCAAGATCCAATTATAGCTATATTGCTTAAGAAGATGGTAGACGCCTTTGTTAACATGCAACAGCCTCGCTCAGAGGCCATCGAGGAGATGATTGATATCTTTGATAAATTGCAGCAAAACGACCAAATGCGCGTTTTTAGGAGCGTTACCAAACA
This window contains:
- a CDS encoding pentapeptide repeat-containing protein → MLLSSSIDSNINSKIFVDNKQNPSFPSPLAIKIGLEIFKYLESLDQKQTRLVCRKWKQLIDKVHIVERYNIRLMNGAEVRQEATNCLSKYKKLKIEQRFFLMIVKLSKDCIKIKVAAANALMILKKTNFSFVGSDFRGIQAPGVRLARANLNKANFSGANLEGADFTGCSLENVILDGAELKDVQFGQLPYLNHLSNILAMAVSPDGKHLASVDWDSFYIWNLETFEAQTQILATRVNPKSAFPKYNFLQFFQNGQFLFRASCMEKDKLLRKRDGKIEIWKTNPLTMINSLLIENIEFFSLLALTQDEKMLITVGIKDQFSPMPKIEICLWQINFNTLHIPQLQPKPVKKKIIMGFSVIASRYAPKNSIIAILVIEHARECLRGECVKFYTLPDLEEVKQGLVFQLSEKKKIAPGNIMFYDMIFTPQESHFVIINRAIAGESKSEVHSWSTKNNQKKFLFFEEGTITHLQFLSDNSQMAYFITSGRHGITFFRIRDKDFKLKFSERLSLKNSDDCDNYKDTLHFISNGQFVFQSKIKQISIASLKAFVGKKEFPLSLRDMYFSPDEQKVFLWSYEHRNTYWPNLENTYILHKVENKLYTYQTFNGKKLRNKKLPKPFSAPRWFEDWGCRLSSNAQYCIRTCPSESNGKNKITISQVENEKVQASYAGSFLTYSLSKDNRYLVFIYQNQFKLIEIDFEKHNQLVDMDSTQQKLAVSLPCLLGKEKIKYTLSDHVFPVTTLALSNIETGQISIWEINWEAKQVQEVFQCLTKLFSTEFCLYGQSNFYFQQSKFYFQENEQALVVWDKKTHSKQTIKSKTQFIDFVTSHDGVWMVTIEKIVISMHKGKFFEDKSRFCLVNLDQRKRLDHFILPFGRSIIRLSPQGKFLIVNHMSDFEELSIWKIKKGKFQLLWKTPHYLNVRGLSLKNTQNLDVKNTLLLYGLKNRVSEEL